In the Triplophysa dalaica isolate WHDGS20190420 chromosome 8, ASM1584641v1, whole genome shotgun sequence genome, ATGACAAAGGGTTGTATATACTGACATTGACTATATTGCTTCTGATTGGTTTATACACTGGGGACGTTGCAACCTAATTGGTCCCTATATATCTGCAAACCACCATACACCTAATCCTAGCCACAGGACAAGGGAGTGAGATTTCGATCCCACACCAAAAAAGTGCCAAAAAATACTGAGTTAGAGTGAAGCTTTAGTGTTCGATACAAAACCAAGCCTGTAATTATAGAGCTATACtgataatcaaaataaaatgtaatactaATATGTTACAATGCATAgaattaatgtttgtttaaaaatacttgaatatcattgcatgcatcattAAATCATAGTAACATAAGAAAAATGCAAACAGTCAAGAACAGTATAACTGGAAAGTGAATATTGTTAGTTTTGATACTAAACCTGCACTGATTACTAGAATACTGTATTATTAATAGTTTCTTTTCATAGCACATCATTGCTTTTTTAGTGAATTATATAATTAAAGTGGGACCATTCAGCCTCTACAGTGCGATTGTAACCACTGAGCTCATAAATGTTAATTCTATCTATGACATTCATTTTGTCCAATACAGTGCAGAGCACTACAATATAACAGCTTTCACAATTATGGCAGGATCTTCAATGTCTGCTTTACTCTGTACCATCCGCAACTCAAGCTGAGCAGGGCTGGGCTTTTGATTTGGACACGCCACCtctgagagaaaaagaaaaagaaagttcaTGAACACTCAACTAAATTCTGAAAAAACAGAATGAAACTGAAAAATtcaagtcacacaggtttgtaaCAAAATTAGGGTAGGGAAGTTTTTTCAGAATTATCGTGAAGTAACGTGAAACAAGAATTTTTATGGTTGAGTAGATCGTATCtcttcaaacaaaaacaaaatgcatacaATTGCTGTAGTGACCTCTATGTGTAAAAAGGGTTAGTGTGAAACTTGAACAGCCATTTTTTATCCcgttataccatggtctgtctgaatactcgattctgattggctaaacGGTTGGCATTAAAACCGTTTAATGCACAGGAAGTTCCAGTAAGTTTGATTACAATTCGAAATGAATGCGCTGCATATAATTTAATCATATAACACAGACGCACACGCAGAGACATTGATTCCGCTGCTAGTGCTCGCTGAAACGGCATCGAACATGTTGTTAATGTTACCCAGGACTGGGGCTAAAATGGCTCTGGGCATCTTTGCCAAGAGCAGCAATCAGATAATTTTTGTCCGTTGACGTTTGTTTTCCGGACGGATGCTTTTCCGTTCGTTCGTCGTCCTCTTTCCTTTAAATGGGTAGGTGTCCTTTAGGGTTGCACCAGCCATTCGTAAGTACCTTCTTAAAGAGAACGTTAAGTCCACATTAGAGGCTTAGTAACTACTAGCTAGTAGTTCGTAAGATCTCCGTAATGTCATGCGAAGTTTTATAATATGACGATGACATTCAATAGTCCAAAAGCAcccttttataaataaaatatttagtttacaCGCAACGTTACGCTTCAACTAAGTCGAATGGTGcaactcaaaaatatttattagtgcGCAAGTTGTACCTTACTGCCCATTTATTACATTAACTTAAGCACAGCTGGTTCAACCGCGCCCTGAACACATGCTGCCATGCCGAGTGCTAGAATTTACGAGCTGTAACTGACGGAATTAACTGTAATTTTCACCCGTCTGATCAAAAATGTTACTCTAAACGTCAATAATAGctttaacttgttttaaacTTGGTAAATTACCATGGTATAAGCAGGATAATCCATGGCAAGccatgcattaaaggattttccGCTTCGCGTCGGTGGTTCTTCGCCTCCACGTTAAAGGATTCtcaccaaaaataaattctttcagcgttttctcaccctcttgtcatttcaaacctagtTCTATTGTACAAAACCAAGTAAATgaggtccagttaacaacatttaaaaaaaatctattttgtagccatacaggtttgaaaatgacaagagtgtgagtaaataatgacagatttttgggggggggctgaactatcacttagAGTGCAGACCTTTATGTATTTTTGGGGATTACTGAGATACAGGTCTTTGCACCTAAGCAGCTGGGAGAGCGTGGTGAGATGTTTGATTGCAATAttgattattatatataataaattgtactgtcttaaattcttatttaaattcaaatgtaGAAACTAAACTGTAATTTAACATGCATTTCCAGTTTAACTTTTGAATAGCGCACATACATGAAACAGACAAGGAATATAAAGACATGTTGACATCTGACCTTACCTTTAGCATAAGTAATAGTCCTCTGAATGACATGCTGCATGACTGAAACGGTCTTTTCACATGCCGTCTGTCAAAAACACAGAGGTTGTGCATTACAATACAACAAAAACTGCAAAACCTGTCTATACCATATACCATACACCATGCACTTTAACTCCACCACCACAACCGCAATTTCTACCAACTGGACTTCCATGTAGCATGCAGTgcactttaaaacaataatactcTGACAATATCTATTAATCAACCATTATATCTACAACCACTCTGTGCATTGTGGATTATGTgtattatgttgtttattttgcataatattGTTCTATTTTAGTGTatgaaagtatacttttattagtaaaatgtctaaatgtgtatgttatttgttaaatatgtcAAATGTATTATGCACTGTCTGGGGCACGCTCCCAAGCTTTTCACTCACGACGGCACAGCACGTtggtgatgtgacaataaaagtgatttgatttgaCTACTAAGCCACCCTTACAAACGTATGTATAAACTATGAATATAGCTGCTGAAAAAGCCCATTTTCAGTTTAACTGAATTTCCTATTTGTAGGTACAGTATATGTTTAGgtgaaattgtcattttttgtttttaaaatggattGAGGCCAATTTTATGCAACtgtataatataacattaagGCAAAATCAAACGGTTTATTCCTGTACGTGAGAAGCTGATACTGTCGTCATTTTGCGTACCTTTAGATCATTTGGGTGGTGGTGAGTCCATGCCAGGAGCATTGCAGCAAACAGGTCCCCTGTTCCCACAAACACAGCATCTACCTTGGGTATGTCCATACGAATTTGCTGGGTCGCCCTAGTACCGTCTGGTCTTACTGAGACACAGTATTAATATATAGTTAGACTCAAAAGTGGTTCAAACCCACTGTACACTAAAACCATAAGTATAATTTTGTCAAAGGAAACAACGGTTGACAGAAGAGGAACAAACATTGGGAAGAACCAAGACTAAAAGGTTAAGCAaacatatgtaaatgtatatttctcCAGTGTTATCCAGAGACATACAGTACCTTTATGTTGTTTAACAAATGATAACAATTATAATGACTCGTTATCAAATCTAACTTTTTTTATCTAACTGACATGAGAGAAACTGGTTATAGTCACCCAGCAATGCAGCAGATGGCAAATGTGGCATGATGATTACAGGTGTGTGGTTATCTTCCTTTTACAATGGCTTTACTGTAAATGccattataaattataaatacagaTCCACATCCATGTCAAAGATATAAGGTAGCAATGCTTCACCTGGACCAATACCCCAGCATGAccaaatgtttcaaaacaatGACTTCTTCAGCTTAAAACCCAATATATCCCTTAACAGCTATTACCCCTACTGAATTATACTATTATGCTATATagttaaaaacaagttaaaacatGATCCTCCTTTTGGCataataggcccttttcacatgacgtcacgcaCCGTTCTGCCACAAAGCAGTGTATTGTTACTTCTTCTATCGCCTCAGAATGGAGTTTACCAAGTCTTGCAGACAAATTTTTGCTTAGGACAACATCAAAGCTAGATATCAATTCTTCGTTAAACAGAgcctgtttgattatgaaggtaagtgctttgttttctttttctgttagcaaaggtgctaggataagtaAGGTTACTTGAATACATATTCTGTCAGTTCTTCttcactgttgttaaattccacTGCTTTGAAAAAAGGCGAAAGTTAAGTTACGCCATTGCGAAAAGGGCCTTTGATAGCAGCATACCTTGTGCGCTACCTTCACATTCAAgttgaattcattttaaattatctACCTGTTATCTGACTCCCCATAGCAACCAAGTACTGATCACCCAGAGGAGAGGGCAGGTCAGAGCTAGTGATGACCACTGTGTGTGGACCCTTTGAATGCAGCAAGTTCATGACCTGAAATACAACAGTCAAGTTTTTATTCTGATTAGAACACCAGTTTATAAATAGAAGGAACAGCTAGGCACTAAGACTGCTAAAACCATTGACAGCCAATGACTCCGACTCATAAGAACAGCTGATGCAAACTTACTTCAACTGCATCTTTTTCTGTACTGATGGTTCTGCCAGTAAGCAGCCTTtgagagaaacaaacacagagtaAAATGTGCACACTGTGTATTGAGATTACTGACACAACCAGACAGATGTCTTTAAAGTGGTCTTGGCTACATACTTAAAAGTGGCGATGTTTCTGGAAATCCAATCATAGTTTTAGTTACGTTAGGATTcagatttatttcattatatataCATTGACATAATATATATAGACTTACTCTGCTTCAAACTGATTGGGTGTAATTATGTCAGCAGCTGGCACCACTTTATCCCTGTAGATTGCCACCAAGTTCTCAGGGACATACTACATATAGACCGGACCATGGCAAAGTGATTATCTTTAAGCcttattaaacacaaatttttacACCACACCTAAAGCTATTCATAGACTCACAGGTTCTGATGAataaagagcaatttttgaGAACCATTAGGACTAATATGCAAATATTGCAAAGATATACTCACCATAGCCCCATTGTCTCCCAATACTGGATCACACACTAAATatgcaacaaacaaaaaagttaatCACATTATATCATGAAGATCTGTGTCGCCTTATTGGCTACATATAATGGTTTGAATCCCAGgtaacacacataaaaaagtcAGGATGGATCCagtataaaatgaaatgtaagtgaATCCATGTGCATAGCTCCACCCAAGACAAAAATAATGGAAGACAGCTGCATTGCACATTCCAAAACTAACAAATCActatcaaatgtttaaaataacttgCATTTAAATAATTCTTACAGGTCAAGCTACATAAAACCAGTGTAACAAGTTAGTTTCATTAACACACCATAGACTAGACTGGGATTTGCCTCTTTCAGCTCCTGTACAATGTCCACCACCATATTCAGAAAGGAATCATCTCTAGTGTACCCTGAAATAGAGGTTAGAAAACATATTCATTTGTATAATTGAAATGATAACATGTAATTATATCTGTACATTTAAAgcacatacactgtaaaaaatgacacgGATATTTACTTGAAAGTATGGtaacaatattacacaaaatatttttaagtcctttaaattatatttctaaTGCAATATCCcatgaataaatcaagtaaaattatttaaattatttaagcaCATGTCAAATGATAAACTTCAGAAAATCAAGAAGAAATACTAATTTGAGCATTGGCGTTAACTTCTTGATCTTTTTAACTTTGTTTGAGATTATAGTATAAGATTACAACATATATGATGTACAAGTAAGCTGAGAGTTGCCTCCGTACTGGGATTCGCACCATAACTGATTGAGTGAAGAAACACACATCATGAGCTCTCTCATGACCTAAACACAAGTACCGCTCTTCTGAACGATGGTAACCACgaaactcaaaaatacaaacagcATCTCTTCTAAATCTTAGAGACAACGaaacaataaacactatcaagtgTTTGATAGGAGAAGCATCGTGCAGCAGTAGGCAATAGGCAGCAGTAGGCAACAGAAGCGCGTAAGTGTTATTGATTAATATTGTCTTATAGAGTTGAAACGCAGTGTCgttgctttgttttttgtttttactcgACTGCCTGGTCACGTGTATAGTCGCGTTGTTCTCGAGCTGGTTTCGATCACAACTTCTCCATTCAACTaagctcatcaaccatcacatcttccagaacagcaagaaacctgggagtggtgatcgatgatcagctaaacGTCACAGATCAGGTTGCCAGCACCACTTTGTcatgtagattcatcctctacaatatcaggaaaattagaccatTCATATCCGAGCATGCTACGCAGGtactagtccaggctcttgttctgtccagactggactattgcaatgcgctACTAGTTGGATTAGctgcttgcacaaccaaacctctacagatgatcaaGGATGCAgcagcaagagtggtcttcaatgaaccgaagagagcacacgtcactccccTCTTCATTatgttacattggctccctatagtcgttcgcatcaaattcaagactctgctcctggcctacaagaatAGCAGccccttatcttcattcacttatgcagacttatgtacccgccagatccttacgctctgcaaatgaacgacatcttgtggtgccatcccaaaaaggtataaaaaaaaaaaaaaagagttcgctctcacgaaccttctctggatcggttccacatttgtggaatgatctgcctgctgctacaagatcagcagttTCTgttgccatctttaagaatcggctgaaaacacatctctccTGACTGATAATTTCTgttttctatatcttttctacaatgtctaataaaaaaaagcatgcttagataaactaaacttggctctgtacactgtagaaggctttgtgagacatgtttttattgctcttacgatttttgttgtcctaatgtttgacccaattgcttccatagtttacccaacttgtaaatcgctttggataaaagtgtctgctaaaagactaaatgtaaatgtaatctagtctttcattttattgtaaatcacaaaaaatagctatttttcacaaaaatgacacaaatgcTGTagcatgcaaagcatgctgggaacacTAAATTTTGCTCAGTTAGTGAAATTAACCTAGAAAATGGACTTTTAActtttatctaccagaaattgagttaCCAGAGTGTGCAGAAACACTGTGTAATTAAACAAATCCATGTATTCTTCTTCTTGTTATCTCcattaaaccacaacagtgacacaaaaaagGCTGTTGGTGATCCCTATCAATCTGTCACATTGTTTAtgcctgcccatgaccgctGTCAGACTCTGCCTTATGAGCACATAGTTCCACCTTAACCAGAGACACTAaatcagccattttcaggcaagagcagatgtagccactagccagcgacaaaaatgtctaagaaacaacaaatgtgtctTGTTTTTTGAAGTAAAAGGAATATAAAAAGGAGGCCGGGAGGAGACCTTCCCGACGAGCCCGGGTTCCTCCCGCTGCGGTCGGAGTTATTAACAATCGAAAGTCCCGGGCGGGACGATGATGACTTGGTTTTCGGGAAGAATTTCCTATTTTACGACAAACCAAGATTCACCTGTCCGTATTTCCGGTCCGTTAAGACTTAGAGAAACGTGCAAGGACTCGTTGGAAAGGTCTCTGCTGCGGCATTTGAACGATGCGGTCCGTGAGTCAATGCGACCCCTAGGCAAGTTCTTCCTGTAGCTGGAAAGGTTGAAAAGACTGAGCTCCAGGACCTGGTGGCCCTtcagtatagcatgggtttcgggaagaaaaaaaaaatcaagagtggatcagtaccagctgtttgcaatcaagcttcatctccggaAGAAGTATTACACATAATTTTGAAATCGCCTTtctaaaataatgtgtttagcagCTGTTGTTTACATAGTTGTTGCTAAACCTAA is a window encoding:
- the pdxka gene encoding pyridoxal (pyridoxine, vitamin B6) kinase a isoform X1; translation: MDCRVLCIQSHVVRGYVGNKSASFPLQVLGFEIDSINSVQFSNHTGYEHWKGQVLTAEELKVLYEGLRLNNVNHYDCVLTGYTRDDSFLNMVVDIVQELKEANPSLVYVCDPVLGDNGAMYVPENLVAIYRDKVVPAADIITPNQFEAENIATFKLLTGRTISTEKDAVEVMNLLHSKGPHTVVITSSDLPSPLGDQYLVAMGSQITVRPDGTRATQQIRMDIPKVDAVFVGTGDLFAAMLLAWTHHHPNDLKTACEKTVSVMQHVIQRTITYAKEVACPNQKPSPAQLELRMVQSKADIEDPAIIVKAVIL
- the pdxka gene encoding pyridoxal (pyridoxine, vitamin B6) kinase a isoform X2, with translation MDCRVLCIQSHVVRGYVGNKSASFPLQVLGFEIDSINSVQFSNHTGYEHWKGQVLTAEELKVLYEGLRLNNVNHYDCVLTGYTRDDSFLNMVVDIVQELKEANPSLVYVCDPVLGDNGAMYVPENLVAIYRDKVVPAADIITPNQFEAELLTGRTISTEKDAVEVMNLLHSKGPHTVVITSSDLPSPLGDQYLVAMGSQITVRPDGTRATQQIRMDIPKVDAVFVGTGDLFAAMLLAWTHHHPNDLKTACEKTVSVMQHVIQRTITYAKEVACPNQKPSPAQLELRMVQSKADIEDPAIIVKAVIL